A region of the Nocardia nova SH22a genome:
CGACAGTGCGGCGATCTCGCACATCTTGACCGACGGCAACGGCGTGCAGGGGCTGGGTGTTCGGGAAATGAGCAGCACTCCAATGCCTTTCGGTCTGCGCCTGGCGGCAACCGGAGCGACGCCGCCACCGCAGGCCCGCCAGGCCGCCTACCTGCTGTCCACCTCGGGGTCCACCGGAACGCCGAAGGGGGTGCTCCTGTCCGACGAGTCCGTGCTGCACTTCGTGCGCTGGGCGGCCGACCGAACCGGACTCACCGCTACCGACCGGATCGCGGCGCAGTCCGCGCTGACCTTCGACCTGAGTACGTTCGACCTCTTCGCCACCGCCTCGACGGGAGCGGCACAGGTGGTGCTGCCCGACTGGCTGAAGGCCTTCCCGCCGGATCTGACGGTCTGGCTCGAGACGAACGCCATCACCGGGATCTATGCGGTTCCCTCGCTGCTGCAAGGCATCGCGCGGCATGTGCTCCGATCCGGGACGGACCGGCCGAGCGCCCTACGCACCATCATCTACGCCGGCGAACCCTATCCGGCACAGGCATTGGCCGAACTCACGCAGGCGCTGCCCGCGGCCGATGTCCACAACTTCTACGGTCCCACCGAGACGAATGTCTGTACCGCCTCGTTCATCTCGCGGGACTGGCAGCCGGGGCAGGCCGTATCGATCGGAACAGCCCTCGACGGCATGTACGCGGTTCCCGTCGATGCCGAGCTCGTGGCCTGCGACGAGGGTGAGCTCGTCGTCGCGGGACCGCAGCTGCTCACCGGATATCTGTCCGCGGGCGCGCTCACCGACCCGACGGTGCGGGTCCGCTACCCGGACGGTGTGGTGCGGCGCAGCTACCGGACCGGTGACCTCGCCCGCCGCGGTCCCGATGATCGCCTCTACCTGCTCGGACGCGCGGACAGTCAGGTCAAGCGCCGTGGCTATCGCATCGAGCTGGACGGCATCGCCGCGATCGCGAGCGGCGTCGGCGGCGCCTACGCGGCGGCCGCGGTCGCCACCGGCGCGCAAGCCCGGATCACCCTTTTCCTCGACCCGCGCGACGGCGATGCCGAAAGCTGCCGCCGACGGGTCGCCGACGCCCTCCGATCCCAGCTTCCGGCCACCCATCAACCCGACGAAATCGTCTGCCTGACACCGTTTCCCGTCAACACCCGGGGAAAGGTGGACAGATCGCGGCTGGCGCGCATTGCTGCGGCGGACCGGTCGG
Encoded here:
- a CDS encoding AMP-binding protein codes for the protein MTLSGVLGRAATHFGDRCAIVSDDKSLVYRDLHRHATELASALREGGVGQGDIVGVHLARSIEATVAIHAVLAAGAVVAPLEPNDPAPRTFAIVDSAAISHILTDGNGVQGLGVREMSSTPMPFGLRLAATGATPPPQARQAAYLLSTSGSTGTPKGVLLSDESVLHFVRWAADRTGLTATDRIAAQSALTFDLSTFDLFATASTGAAQVVLPDWLKAFPPDLTVWLETNAITGIYAVPSLLQGIARHVLRSGTDRPSALRTIIYAGEPYPAQALAELTQALPAADVHNFYGPTETNVCTASFISRDWQPGQAVSIGTALDGMYAVPVDAELVACDEGELVVAGPQLLTGYLSAGALTDPTVRVRYPDGVVRRSYRTGDLARRGPDDRLYLLGRADSQVKRRGYRIELDGIAAIASGVGGAYAAAAVATGAQARITLFLDPRDGDAESCRRRVADALRSQLPATHQPDEIVCLTPFPVNTRGKVDRSRLARIAAADRSGAGEFAVAGEINH